One genomic window of Sus scrofa isolate TJ Tabasco breed Duroc unplaced genomic scaffold, Sscrofa11.1 Contig935, whole genome shotgun sequence includes the following:
- the LOC110259162 gene encoding olfactory receptor 4K1 translates to MAHTNESVVLEFVLLGLTNSWELQLFLFAIFSIVYVMSVLGNTMIIVIIASDSRLNSPMYFLLSNLSFIDICQSNFATPKMLVDFLVEHKTISFEGCMAQIFLLHSFVGSEMMLLVAMAYDRFIAICKPLHYSTIMSRRLCIIFVFISWAVGILHSVSHLAFTVDLPFCGPNEVDSFFCDLPLVIELACMDTYKMEILTLTNSGLISLGCFLALIISYTVILISVHCQSSSGSSKALSTLTAHITVVILFFGPCIYFYIWPFSRLSVDKFLSVFYTVCTPLLNPIIYSLRNEDVQSAMHKWRNHHVNSWKY, encoded by the coding sequence ATGGCTCACACAAATGAATCAGTGGTGTTGGAGTTTGTGCTTCTGGGACTCACTAACTCTTGGGAACTTCagcttttcctttttgccatctTCTCTATTGTGTATGTGATGTCGGTGCTGGGCAACACCATGATTATTGTCATCATTGCCTCTGACTCCCGTTTGAACTCTCCTATGTACTTCCTGCTCAGTAATCTTTCTTTCATTGATATCTGCCAGTCTAACTTTGCCACCCCTAAGATGCTTGTGGACTTTCTTGTCGAGCACAAAACTAtctcttttgagggctgcatggCCCAGATATTCCTTCTTCATAGTTTTGTTGGCAGTGAGATGATGTTGCTTGTAGCTATGGCATATGACAGATTTATTGCCATCTGTAAGCCCCTACACTATAGCACCATCATGAGTCGCAGACTATGTATCATTTTTGTGTTTATCTCCTGGGCTGTGGGTATTCTTCATTCAGTGAGCCACTTGGCTTTTACAGTGGATCTgcccttctgtggccccaatgaGGTAGACAGCTTCTTTTGTGACCTCCCCCTGGTGATAGAGCTGGCTTGCATGGATActtacaaaatggaaattttgaCCCTAACTAACAGTGGCCTCATATCCCTGGGCTGTTTCCTGGCTTTAATTATTTCCTACACTGTCATTTTGATCTCCGTCCACTGCCAGTCCTCCAGTGGGTCATCCAAGGCACTTTCTACATTGACTGCCCACATCACAGTGGTGATTCTTTTCTTTGGGCCTTGCATTTATTTCTACATATGGCCTTTTAGCAGACTTTCTGTGGATAAGTTTCTTTCTGTGTTCTACACTGTTTGTACACCCCTGTTAAACCCCATCATCTACTCTCTGAGGAATGAAGATGTTCAATCAGCTATGCACAAGTGGAGAAACCATCACGTGAACTCCTGGAAATACTAA